A single Camelus bactrianus isolate YW-2024 breed Bactrian camel chromosome 1, ASM4877302v1, whole genome shotgun sequence DNA region contains:
- the TRIM59 gene encoding tripartite motif-containing protein 59: MHNFEDELTCPICYSIFEDPRVLPCSHTFCRNCLENVLQASGNFYIWRPLRIPLKCPNCRSIIEIAPTGIESLPVNFALRAIIEKYQQEDHPDIVTCPEHYRQPLNVYCLLDKKLVCGHCLTIGQHLGHPIDDLQSAYMKERDTPQKLVEQLTDTHWTDLTRLIEKLEEQKSHSEKMVQGDKEVVLQYFKELSDTLEQKKKCFLTALCDVGNLINQEYTPQIERMKEMREQQLELMTLTTSLQEESPLKFLEKVDDVRQRVQILKQRPLPEVQPVEIYPRVSQVLKEDWSRTEIGQIKKLLIPEMKISSKRMPCSWPDKDKKEVEFFKILNIVIVTLISVILMLILFSNHHIITFLNEITSVCFSEVSLSVYQSLSNNLHDLKNILCHTLYLLKEFMWKIISR, translated from the coding sequence ATGCACAATTTTGAGGATGAGTTAACATGTCCCATTTGTTACAGTATTTTTGAAGATCCTCGTGTACTACCATGCTCTCATACATTTTGTagaaattgcttggaaaacgttctACAGGCATCTGGCAACTTTTATATATGGAGACCTTTACGAATTCCTCTTAAGTGCCCTAACTGCAGAAGTATTATTGAAATTGCTCCAACTGGTATTGAATCTTTACCTGTTAATTTTGCATTAAGGGCTATTATTGAAAAGTACCAGCAAGAAGACCATCCGGATATTGTCACCTGCCCTGAGCATTACAGGCAGCCATTAAATGTTTACTGTCTACTGGATAAAAAATTAGTTTGTGGTCACTGCCTTACCATAGGTCAACATCTTGGCCATCCTATAGATGATCTTCAGAGCGCCTATATGAAAGAAAGGGACACACCTCAAAAACTGGTTGAACagttaacagacacacactggaCAGATCTTACTCGTCTTATTGAAAAGCTGGAAGAACAAAAATCTCATTCGGAGAAAATGGTCCAAGGTGATAAGGAAGTTGTTCTCCAGTATTTTAAGGAGCTTAGTGATAcattagaacagaaaaaaaaatgtttcctaacTGCTCTTTGTGATGTTGGCAATCTGATTAATCAAGAATATACTCCACAaattgaaagaatgaaagaaatgagagagCAGCAGCTTGAATTAATGACATTGACAACATCTTTACAAGAAGAGTCTCCACTTAAATTTCTTGAAAAAGTTGATGATGTCCGCCAGCGTGTGCAGATCTTGAAACAAAGACCACTTCCTGAGGTCCAACCTGTTGAAATTTATCCCCGAGTAAGCCAAGTATTGAAAGAAGATTGGAGCAGAACAGAAATTGGACAAATTAAGAAACTTCTCAttcctgaaatgaaaatttcttcaAAAAGGATGCCATGTTCCTGGCCtgataaagataaaaaagaagttgaattttttaagattctaaacATTGTTATAGTTACACTAATTTCAGTGATACTGATGCTGATCCTCTTTTCTAACCATCACataataacttttttaaatgaaatcactTCAGTATGTTTTTCTGAAGTCTCTCTATCTGTTTACCAAAGTTTATCTAACAATCTGCATGATTTAAAGAATATACTGTGTCACACTTTATATTTACTGAAGGAATTCATGTGGAAAATAATTTCTCGTTGA